In Capricornis sumatraensis isolate serow.1 chromosome 2, serow.2, whole genome shotgun sequence, the DNA window GCAAAGGGAGTGGGCCAGAAGAGTGTTCAAGGCCGTGggtagagaattccagaagaaaataaaagaacattgACATACTCTCTAAAACGTAAAATCCCGTTAAGTGTCCTTCATTTCAGAGGAAATAGCTATTTGCAGCTGACTGATAGGAAAGGACAcagtctgatttcagttcagtcattctgtcgtgtttgactctttgcgaccccatggactgcagcacgccaggcctccctgtccatcaccagctcccggagtttactcaaactcatgtccattgagtcggtgataccatccaacaatctcatcctttgttgtccccttctcctcccaccttcaatctttcccagcatcagggtcttttcaaatgagtctgttcttcgccCCATTATTCTCCTTTGGGGCTAATATTTCGTCATTTGAGAGCAGTCTTTTATATGGGAATGAGTGAATCCATGTGAGCTCCAACCAGGTAATCAAAATCAAAGCCGCCTGGCAAAACGCTTCTCCCAGCCACACATAATAAGTTTAAAATCTGACAGAATGCTTTAAAATCAACTAAGCACTAGGAACCTGCTTTGTGGGCACCCCagggttttctttaaaatttaacagaTTACAGGCGGTCTCTGACTTAGGAATTTCCGGCTCTACAATGGTGCGAAAGAGATGGGCCTTCTGTACAGAACCTACTTGGAATTTTGATCTCTTCCCTGGCCGAGTGATGCGCAGTACAATCCTATGTCCTCACGGTGGgcagctcccagtcagccacGCCATCCCAAGGGTCAACAACCGACACACTCACCGCCATTCTCTACTCAAGACAGCTGCTCCGTTTTCACTTTCAGTGCAACAATCAACAAACTACTGAGCTATCCACAGTCAAAAATGCACGTGACACACATAACCCATTAGCCCCtacggtggctcagatggtacagaatctgcctacaatgcttgTGTGAGATGAGCTCGCCCAGCCGCAGGCTAATGTGTGTGTTCTGAGCACGTTTAAGGGAGGCTGGGCTAAGCTATGATGGTTCAGTAGGTTAGGTGGATCACACGCATTTTTGGCTTAGGGTATTTTCAACTTATGATGGGTTTATCAGGATGGAACCCCACGGTAAATTGAGGAAGAAGAGCTGTTATTATCAGATAACATACCATCAGGCTCACTGTAATAAAGTCAGAGATCTTACACGTAGTTACAGCTGGGAAGCACCCCAGAGAGGACAACTTCCGATTCTCCGTTATTCCACTGAGAGGAGGGATGCCTATCCAAAGTCAGCCGGCCGATGAGGGACAGATGCGAGAGGTGCACGCAGGGCTCTGGACCCCACTGCACAGGCCACGCTCTGCAGTGATGCCCCAAGGGACGTGGACGAAGCGGACACACTAGCAACAGGCTAGTGTCTCCAAATGCAGGAATCTCGCCGAAGGGCTAGGAGCAACAGTGAGAGCGACCCAGCTCTCCGGAGCCTCTCGGGACCAACTCCGGGCTCCTGTGTCTCTGGATTCCATCTCTTATGGGAGGCTGGTTCTCTGTTTCAGGAGGGGCCGCTTCCAGCCATATTTtgaaaagttactttaaaaattgtgtagGATAGGAATAATGCTGTAAGAATTAAGACTATGACAATCCTTCAGGACTTTAAATGAGGATAAGTTTCTTATTTTTCCAGTGACTTAAAAAAATCCCAGGAGGGGTGTCCTGACTGGCCTTAGGACAGGGAAGACTCAACAGATTTCCCCACTGAGACTCCATAGGTGAATTTTGAGCAGGAGCAGAGCCTCAGGAATCAACTCAGAGAAGCATGAACGAAAAGGCACGGAGAGGCACTCGTTAAGGACCTCCCTGTAGTAGAAAGATCTTTACTTAATGTGGCTTTAGTTTCTCCCAGTAGACAACTACAGtggttttgtcatttaaaaattccaTCTGTGAAAGTATCATATCAGATGGAAGAAATCATCGGACTGtattctcttttctcctcccaaCCTACCCAATATAAACCCTCCATGACTCTAGAGAATAATGTCAAACCACCCATTTATCTTAAGAGTGCCTGTATCGCCTTTAATTTCTAAACAGTGAATTTCCACAAGTTCGGTGTCTAATCTCAACATCCCCAAATACCTTGAGTATATGCGTATGGAACCTTTATCAATCGAACATTTACTCTTGATTTCAACGTTTTAAGCAGTTATAAAGCCCAAAGGCCAAATAGTTTTCAAGtaagtgacttttatttttctctgacgtTTCACAGTCAATTTCTCCAAAACTTCATACTTCCTCAAAAGAATTCACATTTGGTAAAGAAACCTCTACTGTAAAGAATTCATAGCTGGAAAGACACTTCAATATATGCACGAGTTACTGTTCTGCCAAAAGAATCAAAGTCAGACAATACCATAATCAATAAAAGCAAGGAGAGTGTAATAAATTACAAATGTCACCAAACTCCATTCCCATAACCAACTGAATCAGCAGCTTTTTCTAGATGTGTTTCAACACTGCCAACACCATCATGCCACAACTTAAGGGTTGATGTACGTTAAGAACGGCTTTCAGAAAACAACAGCTTTGTCACAGAACTGCAGATGAGATCAGGTCACGCATCAGAAGACCGTGACTACTTACAGCCGTGAGAAACCAACGCAGGTCCTTCAGGTCAACTCCGAGGTTCCTCTACTTGTCGATCTGGCTTCTGGCCCCACACGACTGCTAGCCTCAGTGGATATCTCTTTGGTGGACCAGCTTCTCTACCTGGCTTCATCTGCTTACTCCTCCACTAGGGAAAGAACACCCATGCCAACAGCCTAGAGGGACTCACCACACCAAGTTACAAGACCTGAGAGGAGCCAGGGTGGGCGCTGCTTCTTCCTGCCACTCAGCAACAAGCACTGGTGATGCCTTTCAGTGTCTTTTGCTTGACAGGAGGGAAGCGCAAACCTTCATCTAGGAAGAAGAGCCCAAGATGCGTACGGCTCCACAGGGGAGTTTTCCGATGGCGTAAATTTGGTTCTCAGCAAGTGTGTTCAGATTTTTGACTCAGTAAGACTCATGCCTGGTGCCCAGGCTGTTCTGAATGCACCTGTTTCTATGGCTTTGCTGCCAAACATATTCTGCCAAAAAGGAAGCTTCCTAGCATGGTGTGCAGAGCGGAGCTGCGGTAGCACCACACAGATGGAGGAGAGGCAAAGGGAGTGGgccaagagaaaaaatattaaaagcagctgAACCTGCTTAAAGACCTATTTGCTCCGATTTCTGAAACTCTTCCGGAAAGCACATGGCAGGTAATTATTCTGCATTGATCAGGAGAGTCTAAGGGAGTTTACCGGGTTGTTTATTTCTAAACTGCATTTGAGAACAAAATGCAGGCAATTCGAAGCCttgtaattttaaaactatatgaaGAGCTTCTAGCCTTGGAAGAACTTCAAGACCATTTTCCTTGCAGAAAAAATGAAGTTGGTCATACAGGATTTCTTAAGATTttcaagagaatgaaaatttttaaatgggagCGTAAGAAATTGGCAACTCTACAACCTAGAAATCTGGTTTACAATGAAGCTGAAAAAGTGTGTAACACCTGCAAGTCCTCATAATACTCTCTGTTTCTAGATGGACTTCACAGAACCCACTATACCTTTTTGGCTTTACTGCCAAAATCCAATGCGTAAAAGAAACATGGAAGACTGCTCCACATCACTGTGACATCAGACAAATGAGAACTCTGGATGTGGAAAGAAAACAGATAACAAGAATGTTTTCCAATTTTTTGTAGACTTGTATGTCATAACCTTGCAATGATTTTAATTCAAAGTTAATCAAgcttaataatattttctttcttcttttgtaaaaacaagaagggaaaaaaagtggtCGCAGAGGGCTGACTTGGATTACACAACTGGAGACCATGAAGCTGTCTTTAAGATTTTCACATATAAAACAGGTTGCATTGTttcaaaagaagagaggaaaaaaaggcatAAATTACTAGAATCTTCCAGCTCCTAACCAAGAGATGCTAgccatttctcctttctttagaCTCTATGAGTCAAAAATGCAATTCATCAACTGTAGCTCCAGATGGTCCTAAATCCATTCTATACTTTACAAATCTGAAGTATTTCGCCTACCAGTTTAAGAAAAATCTGGCTTATGATTAAAGTGTAAGAGTTAACAGTGCTACtctttctctttgactttcaagttttaaaaaacaaagctttaaGTGATTAAGTGCTTGCATCTGAAGAGCAATCTGTGCCAAAGTATTTCAGGTTCCTGCCAAAGGGCACAGGGCCTTGTGGAAGGCAAGCGCCCTCCTCTTACATTTTCGTCTGTGACTGAGGCCTTCAGGGGAAGAACCATGAAGGGCTCCTATGTCACCTGCTCCCTGACTCGACGGGTGCTGCTCTGTGCACTCGTCTGCGTCACTGCACCCTCGATCACGGCTGGTGAGTGGGGTGGCGGGGGGTGACAGCCAGCAGGGCCCCGCACGATCACCTCTCACACTCTGCCCCATGAGCCATCAAACTGCCTGCAGGCTGAGGAAGAGGGGCTCAAGAGCACCCAAACCTGAGGTCCTCGCTGGAACAGAGACACAGGTAAACTGTGCATAGGCCACAGGTTAAGACAGCAGCCAGGTCCTGGCATGCGGCTTCGTAAGTGAACCAACGAACAGTCtgagtttaaaaggaaaagatcTTATGTAAGCTTTGGGAAACAGGAGTAGGTAACAGTGTAAGAGTTAAAAAGAAGCACTCAAGTAACAGGAAAATATGTCTTCGATGTTACATGTCTGGCTGCTCAGAGAATGCTTCCAGGTCACTGCCGGAATGACCCGACCCTGACGTTAAAGACGCCTGCAGCCTGGCCCAGGCCTGAGGAGCCCTGCTCTTAGTGGCCTCTATGAACAGCCGGGTCTGCTCCTTGAGTTGGTCGAGTTCCACCTGAGTTGCCTGGTTCTGACGAATCAACTCCTTGGTTTTCAAAGTGATCTCCAGCAAACCGGATTTGTGCAGGACTACCAGGGTATTCTGAAAGCGCCTGTGCTTGCTCTGCCGCTGCTCTGGAAAGCTATCTGGGCTGCGGCAGAAGTGCTCGGCGGCCCACAGAGTGGAGCTGTAACTGGCCGCAGGCGGGGATAGCGGGGAGCTGCTCTCCACCCCGTGCAGGGTACTGTCGGACGCGCAGACGGGGCTGGCGGGGGAGGCAAAGGTCAGGCTGGGAGCTTTAGCCACGTGGCTGCTGGATACTGGCTGCAGAGTCTGTGGACTGCCACCCGCCACCAGGGAGGGCACGCCCTGCAGAGCCGAGTCCTCGGCAAGCTTGGCGCCAAGGGGCACGGGGGTCGGGGGCTGTGGGGGGCCAGCACCAGTCTTGGTTGGCTCGCGAACAGACAGGCCAGGCCCCAGTCTCTCAGTACAGACCTTCTTCTGCATGCCGCCGTCTCCTCGTTCTTCTGCGCTGCGGGACGGGCCCCTTTTGCCAGGGTGAGGGGCTATTTTGGTGTAAGAATTGAGAATGGGCAAGTAGTTCCTGGAGTCCGACTTTTTCTCACCAGCGTGACACGGGCTGACAGGAGGCGGGACGGGCGGATGAAGGAATAAGAGCTGTGGCTGGGCAGAGATCACTTCAAAGGAGGGCTGCACAGTCCACGACTGGAGCTGGGAGGAGCTGCTGCCCTGCAGACACAGGGAAAGAGTGGCAAACCGCTCGTTACCTGCGGCTGTCCATGGGGCAAAGCAAATACCCAGATGGACGGACAGAGCTTCCCACACACAGGGCAGCCCTTCTTGATAAGACTCGAGATGAAAGTGGCTTCAATATTCACTTGGGTCTGATATCACAGATTTTCTCTCTTAAGGGAAAACTGGAGGAAATGGCTATTTTTATTCAAGTGCTGtcactcaagaaaaagaaaagagtaggTAGGTGGAGTAATGACATAGTCAAGGTCACAACTGAGGCAATAAAAGTACGGATGGTACGATTTCCTGGCATAAATTAAATCGTGCTTGTCTCAATACCACCATGTGACTTTACACCAAAGTCAAGTCTTCCTTTAGTTACTTATGGGATCTCTCTTACGTGAAATCCACTTTTGATTAAAAagttatgtattttttaagaagTTCGCTACTGTCAGGAGGCCACAGGTCCGCTTCTACGGCAGTGACCCTCACCAACCACAAAGCTCTGCCAGGCAGCAACAGCCGCCACCTGGTGCTTCCACACTGTGACTTTACATGGCTGTCTCGGTATTCTCCTGTCTTTGAGCCCAGCTAGGAAGCACAGCTCTCTTCACTGAAATGAGGAGACTTGAGAATAAAGTAATAAACATCTGAGGCCAGGCAGAGAGAGCCCTGACAGAGGCTCTCCCCCTTGGTGGAGTCACATGATTTATCTGCGGAAAGTGATGGATCCTGCTCCCACGTGGGCACCTGATTTGCACACATTTCAGCTCCTTAGATACCTGGTTAGGAACT includes these proteins:
- the CIPC gene encoding CLOCK-interacting pacemaker isoform X1, encoding MERKNPSREGSRRLSAKPSKGSEMKKASRQLGLAAAESDKDSGFSDGSSECLSSAEQMESEDMLSALGWSREDRPRPSSKPANGAFPTLSPMVVMKNVLVKQGSSSSQLQSWTVQPSFEVISAQPQLLFLHPPVPPPVSPCHAGEKKSDSRNYLPILNSYTKIAPHPGKRGPSRSAEERGDGGMQKKVCTERLGPGLSVREPTKTGAGPPQPPTPVPLGAKLAEDSALQGVPSLVAGGSPQTLQPVSSSHVAKAPSLTFASPASPVCASDSTLHGVESSSPLSPPAASYSSTLWAAEHFCRSPDSFPEQRQSKHRRFQNTLVVLHKSGLLEITLKTKELIRQNQATQVELDQLKEQTRLFIEATKSRAPQAWARLQASLTSGSGHSGSDLEAFSEQPDM
- the CIPC gene encoding CLOCK-interacting pacemaker isoform X2 encodes the protein MESEDMLSALGWSREDRPRPSSKPANGAFPTLSPMVVMKNVLVKQGSSSSQLQSWTVQPSFEVISAQPQLLFLHPPVPPPVSPCHAGEKKSDSRNYLPILNSYTKIAPHPGKRGPSRSAEERGDGGMQKKVCTERLGPGLSVREPTKTGAGPPQPPTPVPLGAKLAEDSALQGVPSLVAGGSPQTLQPVSSSHVAKAPSLTFASPASPVCASDSTLHGVESSSPLSPPAASYSSTLWAAEHFCRSPDSFPEQRQSKHRRFQNTLVVLHKSGLLEITLKTKELIRQNQATQVELDQLKEQTRLFIEATKSRAPQAWARLQASLTSGSGHSGSDLEAFSEQPDM